The following are from one region of the Amylibacter sp. IMCC11727 genome:
- a CDS encoding sulfite exporter TauE/SafE family protein, which translates to MASGFTFLGTPIIIDGTLILVWLIVFLAGIFRGFAGFGSALLVVPALAYVYGPAQAIVIEVIIEIPVALGLVFGALKHAERKAVLPMLSMFVIFVPTGAFFASMIDPQPLKIAISILVLAMLVVIAQQKRLAAFITPTGTYLAGAFAGLTQGMTAIAGPVFATAILARGAPSQQARANIVCLAGGLIGLACFSFWAVGLITWATVAYAILAMPALMLGVWVGARLFNRLSDWNLRPIMLGFVAITALATLAQALT; encoded by the coding sequence TTGGCTAGCGGTTTCACTTTTCTTGGTACGCCCATCATTATTGACGGCACGCTGATCCTTGTTTGGTTAATTGTTTTCTTAGCAGGTATTTTTCGCGGCTTTGCAGGCTTTGGCTCTGCCCTGCTCGTTGTGCCCGCGCTGGCCTATGTTTACGGCCCAGCCCAAGCCATCGTGATCGAAGTCATCATCGAAATTCCTGTCGCACTGGGCCTAGTTTTCGGGGCGCTAAAACACGCAGAGCGCAAAGCGGTTTTGCCGATGCTGTCTATGTTCGTGATTTTTGTCCCGACGGGCGCATTTTTTGCCAGCATGATCGACCCTCAACCGCTCAAAATTGCTATCTCGATCCTCGTGCTCGCCATGCTCGTTGTCATCGCCCAACAAAAACGCCTCGCCGCCTTTATCACCCCGACGGGCACATATCTCGCAGGGGCGTTTGCAGGGTTGACCCAAGGCATGACCGCAATCGCTGGTCCCGTGTTTGCAACGGCAATCCTCGCACGCGGCGCACCGTCTCAGCAGGCGCGCGCCAATATCGTATGTCTGGCAGGGGGGCTCATCGGTTTGGCCTGCTTCAGCTTTTGGGCCGTAGGCTTGATAACATGGGCCACCGTCGCCTATGCCATCCTCGCCATGCCTGCCCTCATGCTCGGCGTCTGGGTCGGTGCGCGTCTGTTCAATCGCCTGTCAGATTGGAATTTGCGCCCGATCATGCTCGGGTTTGTCGCCATCACCGCGCTCGCCACATTGGCCCAAGCACTCACATAA
- a CDS encoding PLP-dependent aspartate aminotransferase family protein, producing the protein MKKNSLAPETLAAQALRHIDEATGSVVPPMLATSTFARDENYDLREGYIYSRYAGPTTTHAEEIIAALEGSDDSLLFNSGMSASVAVVEALPPQAHVVAQGMMYHVGLQWLDRQAARGVISLDHFPAGDLDALADQIQPGKTKLVWIETPANGDWSITDIAAAAELAHAAGAILMVDSTAAPPCTQKPLDLGADISFHSATKYMGGHSDFTAGVLSARTDLHIWDEIRNVRSFQGTILPAFEAWLLIRSLRTLHIRYAACSSNAMAFAKHFAAHRDIETVLYPGLPTHPSHHVAANQMHNGFGGMMSILINGKDNRAFEMAKKTELFIPATSLGGVESLIEHRRTVAGPDSGIPDNLLRISIGIEHIDDLIADFEQALGATAHLG; encoded by the coding sequence GTGAAGAAAAACAGCCTCGCGCCTGAAACACTCGCGGCACAAGCACTGCGCCACATCGACGAAGCAACGGGCTCCGTTGTGCCGCCAATGCTCGCAACATCCACCTTCGCGCGGGATGAAAACTACGATCTGCGTGAAGGCTATATCTACTCTCGCTATGCGGGCCCGACGACCACGCACGCAGAAGAGATCATCGCCGCGCTCGAAGGTTCGGATGATAGCCTCTTGTTTAACTCTGGCATGTCCGCCTCTGTGGCCGTGGTGGAGGCCTTACCGCCACAAGCACATGTGGTTGCGCAAGGTATGATGTACCACGTTGGCCTGCAATGGCTTGACCGCCAAGCAGCACGGGGCGTCATTAGCCTTGATCACTTCCCTGCGGGTGATCTCGACGCGCTCGCAGACCAAATCCAGCCTGGCAAAACCAAACTTGTTTGGATCGAAACCCCCGCCAATGGCGATTGGTCCATCACCGATATTGCTGCCGCCGCAGAATTGGCCCACGCCGCAGGCGCAATTCTTATGGTAGACAGCACCGCCGCCCCGCCCTGCACGCAAAAACCGCTCGATCTGGGCGCAGACATCTCCTTCCACTCCGCCACCAAATACATGGGCGGGCATTCCGACTTCACCGCAGGCGTCTTATCCGCCCGTACCGATTTGCATATTTGGGACGAAATCCGCAACGTGCGCAGCTTCCAAGGCACAATCTTGCCTGCCTTCGAAGCATGGCTTCTGATCCGCTCCCTGCGCACACTCCACATCCGCTATGCAGCCTGCTCCAGCAATGCCATGGCTTTCGCCAAACACTTTGCTGCGCATAGGGATATTGAAACCGTCCTCTACCCAGGCCTGCCAACTCATCCCAGCCATCACGTTGCCGCCAACCAAATGCACAACGGCTTTGGGGGCATGATGTCGATCCTGATCAATGGCAAAGACAATCGCGCGTTTGAGATGGCCAAGAAAACCGAACTCTTTATCCCCGCCACATCTCTTGGCGGCGTAGAAAGCCTCATCGAACACCGCCGCACCGTTGCAGGCCCAGACAGTGGCATCCCAGACAACCTGTTGCGCATTTCTATCGGCATCGAACACATCGACGACTTGATCGCTGACTTTGAACAGGCCCTTGGGGCCACAGCGCATCTTGGCTAG
- the gpt gene encoding xanthine phosphoribosyltransferase, whose product MSENRLPHEKGFHISWDQIHRDSRALAWRLDGKGPDNGDWRAVVAITRGGMAPAMIVSRELDIRTVDTISVMSYHAGGGAANERREAKVLKSPDSELMGDGTGVLIIDDLVDSGKTLELVRKLYPNAHFATVYAKPEGEPMVDTFITGVSQDTWIFFPWDMALQYVEPYRGA is encoded by the coding sequence ATGTCCGAAAACCGTCTGCCCCACGAAAAAGGCTTCCACATCTCTTGGGATCAAATTCACCGCGACAGCCGTGCATTGGCTTGGCGATTGGATGGAAAAGGCCCTGACAATGGGGATTGGCGTGCAGTTGTGGCGATCACCCGTGGTGGCATGGCCCCTGCGATGATTGTTTCCCGCGAATTGGATATCCGCACCGTCGATACAATTTCCGTCATGTCCTACCACGCAGGCGGTGGCGCCGCGAATGAACGACGCGAAGCAAAAGTTCTCAAATCCCCAGATAGCGAGTTGATGGGCGATGGCACTGGTGTGCTGATCATCGACGATCTGGTGGATTCGGGCAAAACGCTGGAATTGGTGCGCAAATTGTACCCCAACGCCCACTTCGCCACCGTTTACGCCAAACCCGAAGGGGAACCGATGGTGGACACGTTTATCACTGGCGTATCCCAAGACACATGGATTTTCTTCCCGTGGGATATGGCGCTGCAATACGTTGAACCCTATCGCGGTGCATAA
- the edd gene encoding phosphogluconate dehydratase: MTLNATINEVTARISARSAEARSKYLAQMAAARSDGPKRAHLSCGNQAHAYAPMEGDKDALAKGRGANVGIITAYNDMLSAHHPFAAYPDHIKDAVRGVGATAQVAAGVPAMCDGVTQGQDGMELSLFSRDAIAMSAAIGLSHNVFDSTVYLGVCDKIVPGLVIAAARFGHLPAVFLPAGPMPSGMGNDEKTQVRKDFAEGKCDRDALMAAEMASYHGAGTCTFYGTANTNQMLMEFMGLHLPGSSFVAPNTPLRAALTTEGAKIAAGLSDLGNSYTPVSDILDEKAYVNGIVGLMATGGSTNLLIHLIAMARASGVILDWQDFKDIADVVPLLTRIYPNGLADVNHFHAAGGLGLVVRELLGAGLLHDDTLTVAGHGLAHYTKEPKLIDGVLVWEEGTDVSLNDKIIASVEAPFQETGGLSALTGNLGHGVMKTSAVAPERRVISAPCRVFHDQASVVAAFRAGEFDSDVVVVVRYQGPKANGMPELHGLTPCLTVLQDRGIKVALVSDGRMSGASGKVPAAIHVSPEAVDNGPIAFLQDGDVVTVDAEAGILSVDPSVLEREVVHPEMFDAVGVGRELFAVFRDRTGAARDGASVFEF; the protein is encoded by the coding sequence ATGACCTTAAACGCCACAATCAACGAAGTGACGGCGCGTATTTCTGCGCGGTCTGCCGAGGCACGATCCAAGTATCTAGCGCAAATGGCGGCGGCGCGGTCTGATGGACCAAAGCGGGCGCATTTGTCGTGCGGGAACCAAGCCCATGCTTATGCCCCAATGGAGGGAGACAAGGATGCGCTCGCCAAAGGGCGCGGCGCGAATGTGGGGATCATCACTGCTTATAACGATATGCTGTCGGCGCATCATCCGTTCGCAGCATATCCCGATCACATCAAGGATGCAGTGCGCGGTGTTGGAGCCACGGCGCAGGTGGCGGCGGGGGTTCCAGCTATGTGTGATGGGGTCACGCAGGGACAGGATGGAATGGAGCTGTCGTTGTTTTCACGCGATGCCATTGCGATGTCGGCGGCGATTGGTTTGTCGCACAATGTATTTGATTCAACAGTATACTTGGGTGTTTGCGATAAAATTGTTCCGGGACTGGTCATTGCGGCAGCGCGGTTTGGGCATCTGCCAGCGGTGTTTTTACCAGCGGGGCCTATGCCGTCTGGTATGGGCAACGATGAAAAGACGCAGGTGCGAAAGGATTTTGCCGAAGGAAAATGTGATCGCGACGCACTAATGGCGGCGGAAATGGCGAGCTATCATGGGGCGGGGACCTGCACGTTTTACGGCACAGCGAATACCAACCAGATGCTCATGGAGTTTATGGGGCTGCATTTGCCTGGCAGCAGTTTCGTGGCCCCAAACACGCCGCTGCGCGCAGCGCTGACCACCGAGGGTGCGAAGATTGCGGCAGGATTGTCTGATCTGGGCAATTCGTACACACCTGTCAGCGATATTCTGGACGAGAAAGCCTATGTGAACGGGATTGTCGGGCTGATGGCCACAGGTGGATCGACAAACCTGTTAATCCACCTCATCGCCATGGCACGGGCGAGCGGCGTGATCCTCGATTGGCAAGACTTTAAGGATATCGCAGATGTGGTGCCGCTGTTGACGCGGATTTATCCCAATGGGCTGGCGGATGTGAACCATTTCCATGCGGCGGGTGGCCTTGGGCTGGTGGTGCGCGAATTGCTAGGCGCTGGGCTGTTGCATGATGATACGCTGACGGTGGCGGGGCATGGGTTGGCGCATTACACAAAAGAGCCGAAATTGATTGATGGCGTGTTGGTTTGGGAAGAAGGCACGGATGTGTCTCTGAACGACAAGATTATCGCATCCGTAGAAGCGCCGTTTCAGGAAACCGGCGGGCTGTCAGCACTGACAGGGAACCTTGGGCACGGAGTGATGAAAACGTCGGCCGTTGCGCCAGAACGGCGCGTGATTTCTGCACCGTGCCGCGTGTTTCATGACCAAGCGTCCGTGGTGGCGGCGTTTCGGGCGGGGGAATTTGACAGTGATGTGGTTGTTGTCGTGCGCTATCAGGGGCCAAAGGCGAATGGGATGCCAGAGTTGCATGGACTGACGCCGTGTTTAACTGTGTTACAAGATCGCGGGATCAAGGTGGCGTTGGTCAGTGATGGGCGTATGTCGGGTGCCTCTGGCAAAGTGCCAGCGGCCATTCATGTGAGCCCAGAGGCGGTGGACAACGGGCCGATTGCGTTCTTGCAGGACGGGGATGTTGTGACGGTGGATGCCGAAGCG